TAACTGTTAAACCATTTTAACTGAAGCTTATCAGCGTAATCCACATAAATCGgcgagtatttttttttaacgccCGTTACCAGTTAAGTCCAATCTCAGTTTTCTTCCTTGTTGAAATTAACCCTTAATGGGGAAGCGTTAAACGTACAAGTTGGTGGTCAATATAGACTAGCTTAGATTTTAGGAGATGCCTTATAAAACTATCAAACACCTTGACGTAAAAACCTATTGTGCTGTCTACCAATCAGGTATCAGAGTCAATAGGTTTGTTAGCATTAGTTACGAACCGTTTGTGAACGGCCGACGCATGCTCAGTCGAAAATGAACAGAAGCGTATCATCAGGAATCTTCCCCATGTTCTCAGAGTGGTAATTCAAAGAACAGTGGTCCGCGAATATTTCTGTCCTTTGCCTCAGTTCCAGTTTAGTGAGTGAGTAAACTGTTTTGGGATTGGTCGTCGAGCGAGAGAGGAATAACTTAGTTTGTCTTTCCTTTGAACATAAGTCAGAAAACAAGCTTCCTCTTTGATTGCCATTGCTTGATGGTTGGCTGAGTTCTGGTTGAATGAAGGGAGTAGTTCTCCCTTCTCTTGCCAGGTAATCTGCCATTTTATGATCATGCACTCCAGAATGACCAGGTCCCTCAAGAAAGTTCACCTGATTATTTACTCCGAGGGTGACATCTTGCACTCCCAGACTAACTTTGATGGAACCAATGGGGAGTCAAGCGCTAGTAGGTCTGTTTAGCAGTCAGGTACTATGAAATATTCCCTTATGCCGAGGGTTTTAGCGACTGACGGGGCAGAAACCCATTGGTATGGCCTATTGGATTGAAGAACCTTATACTCTGATCTCAGCTCGTCCATACTCGGTTTTCGAACCATCAGGGTAAACCAATATACActgccaaaaaaattaacgcacattatggaaatctcaaatttattctacaactgaaggtgttctcaatgataattatttttatcagaattatgcatgcatatgttatccactttcaacggttttcttcaatacagaaaTACAAAtggtttttcccagcaggaataaaaaaagatgatattatcagattttgaatgtattggctccattctaaaatcagttgttctcgatcagttctagtgatcaatagtttttctttcgtttgattttctacactcgatcgctatgcaacgcgaaacacgcaatttgacccaagaggaatgtgcccaagcggtagttttgcgagaagaagggtggacatacacaagaattgcagaaaggtatggagttttccatacaagtgtgtccagaatgttgcagcgattcagggagacaggtatgaatgtccgaagaccaggacagcgtagaccacgggtaacaactgccattcaagaacgttacttgagagtttcttcgttgagacaacggtttgcaaccgctcgcctccttcaaattcagcttgagcaaactcatgaggtgcaaattagcactcagacaataagaaatcgcctcagagaatatgatataaggcctcgtgtcgcggcaagagacccagctcttaccccagcccatcgaagggcgcgtttggattttgcgagagagcatatccattgggaagaggccgatttggaaagagttctcttcacagatgagtctagattctgcctctaccattgtgatcgaagtttccttgtatacagacgtccacatgaaagatatgctcagtgcaatttcctgctagtttcgggggaggatcgattatggtatggggtggaatatctttgactgctcgcacagacctagtggtcgttgataatggaccTATGattgctgataagtatataagtaacattcttgaagagcatgttgtaccatttgccccattcattggtgaaaatttcatttttatggacgataatgccagaccccatcgtgcgcgcatcgttcgggagtaccttgaagaggttgaagtctctcgaatggaatggccagcaagaagtccagacctcaatccgattgagcaggtttgggacaacctcaatagaaggctgagaagttcagaaaatcatccagctactcttaatgacttaggaatccaactcggagaaatctgggaaggattagatcagaacgttttaagatcactcattttgagtatgaaccgtggttgccgagctgtaattaacgcaaggggtggaaataccaagtattaaatcactaatcagcatttcagtgttttgaaaattgttcatttttcttctttcacataagattcggtgaaatcctgaatttttcttccatttaatgtgtcttgtttcgttcataaccttcccgagagaacataaaaaataagttataaagtcaatgtctttcattaaaaatgagattttcagaatgtgcgttaatttttttgcgcagtgtagatccAACAGGCAAAACTACTTCGTCGTTAGCCCATTAATCCTGTCTTGGGTGGAAAAGTCACGTTGAAGTTTTTTTCAGCTCATGACTCAAAGCGTCAATATCCATTATAAATTGTTCATTTATCTTAGACAACCTAGTATTTACTGGGATGCTTGTGGGCTGTGGCCATTCTAAATGCAACTACAAACCTGCTCGAGTTGTCCTTTCAAATCTTCTACTGATGCAGATATCTCTTCCAGTTTGGCCAAAGCTATTTTCTTGGTCTTCGTATTGAGCCGCGATTCTTTAGTCACGTTATCCAAACGTTTCTGTAGGGCTTTCTTCTCCTCCATCAGCTCCTCTATCTGAGTTTTTGCTACGTTGTTCTCTTTCAGGCTCACATTCAATCGTTTGTTCAAATCTCTCTTCTCCTTGGTCACAGCATCTAGTTTTCTCGAGAGCAACGCATGCTCTTTGATGGAATTCGTTTGCACCGTTAATAGTTCTTCCCTCAGCCTTGAACATTCCGATCTGAGGGCTTGATCGTATTTAAGAGGAACCGAAGTGTGGAATATGGTTTGACAAATTTGATCTGAACTTTCTCTGAGTTCAGTATTCGAACTGGACGTTGTTTTGAGCACTTTCTCCTCGCTGACAGCAGCTAGAGAAACGATTCTTCCTCTAATGGTGTCTCCGATAGGGACGGGTTCAACAGGTGCAATTTTTTCGGGTTCTTTAGATTGAACTCCTTCAGTTCTGGAAAAATTGAAAGTCATTCTCTGTACAATGAAAATTACTCTACGAATACTTACTTTTTCATATATTTACATATGACGGCTGCGAAAAACTTGGCGATCGAACAAAAAATTAACGACACTACAAAAATTACAATGTTGACTAGAATCATGGTGAGTCCGAGATCTGATCCTAGTTTATCCGAAGAAGTGGCTTCTAGGAACACTGTTGATGAAgactttttctgttcaactgttTCTTTTTTGGTTGATGAGAAGATATGAGGTGGTTCTGAAAAAACGATTAACGATCAAACAAAATTAGAGTTTACGATAGCCAAATTTGAAACTTATACGGTAATTTTTTCAGGAATCATTACTAGATGCTATCCGATTCATGTATCAAATTGCATTAGATTGTCTCCCGGTTTCACGAAgtttgatcagggaatcaatgCTTGATTGACGGATAAACGTCAATTGTTTGTTTTTAATCGATTATTCGAATACCGAATACCATtcttgcatcaaattatgatctatttaCGTCCTACTTTCTACTTGATAATTGTAAATTACTGATTCTTTAATAGGGTTCCAGTGATTTTGTTTTGGAAATCGAGAGGCTGTcaaatcaaagttttgtgaaacctgcTGTTAGTGTAATATTTTTCTGGTGGGAAAGCTTCTGAATCTGAAGAATCTACTTCTTCACGAATTCACCGATATAACAGAATCACACAGGTCAAGTAAACCTCAGGTGTTGATATTTATAGTTAGGAATAGGAATAGGAAGATGCTTTAGGGACTTCTAGTCTAGGTCAGAGAAGAGAAGAATTACTAAATAGAATACTCAGAAACAACAGTAGGTATCCAAATAATACAGAATAGCAAAGTCTGTTATTAGCATTAAAGAGTAGTAGTAATTTCACAATCGTAGAAAAGTAAAGTATTATACTAGCATATTATGGCTATTATTCATATCATACAAGTGAATAATAACGAAATTCATCTTAACTGTCGTACCTTCGAAACTGCTGTAGCtccagaaaatattttattcaacgaGCATATTAGGATTAATATCCTCAtcgttgaataaaatattttctggaGCTACAGCGAACAGCCCTTTCAAAGGTGCGACAGTTAAGATGAATTTGGTTTATTTAGTACTACAGCAAAAATTGTGGTACTCAGGAGCTCAAACTACTACTTCGAAGATACTGAGAATATTCAACCAGGTGCATCCGAAACTTATCCGCAAAATTAAGAAGACAGTGAAAAGCAGAAACGGTTAATCTTTTTAAGTGCACAGAAAAACATGTAAAGGcatgaaaattttatgttttcagAATAATTCGGCTCGTATCATGTTTGAATTACTGCTCAATTAGATTGCGCAAGTTAAGAATGATAATATCTTGAACATTTTTGTTATTTGTATCCATAATTGTCTTTCGTTATACTTTTAACCTAGGCGTTTCTTGCATCGATAAAAATGATCTTATAACTACAAGAGCATGATACTGATACTAACCTAGGTGAAAGCGCACCATTAGTTTCATGTGATAATACTGATAATAAGTATTCAGTGTATcagcaaaacaaaatttccgaCTACTTTAATGCTGATGATTTCGATATATGAACTGAAAAGCGAGATGTTTGGTAACATTTGGTGTGGGAATAGGAACTTGATCGCATTGTAATTGAAAGGAATTCAAAACTTGGTACATTCCCAATTACTGACCCTAGCTTGAAAAACATTTCATACACAATTTCTTTCTATACAAAAATTAAGGATTCAATCCTATATTTCTTATTTGATTTTGGCATTAACTGACGTGCTTCTGTTATCATTCGAGTTTAAATGATGATAATAATTAAATCAATAGTGATTTCAATGAAGAACTATCCATATTTTTCTGTCAAATTACCAACAATTCATTTCGGTtggtggaaataatttcaaacaAGGTAAATGGAATATGTGAAAACAAATCTCAATTAGAAGAGTGTAGagttttgaaagaaaaatttaaatagtAATCTTATTCTCGTCAGTTTCAATTCCACAAAACACATATTGTTATTGGTGGAAGAAGCAAATTGAAATATATGTGTTTGACGCGACATAGGAATTGCAATGATtatatatgaagaaaatatcGGTTTAAATGATTTTACTATCCGATATATAGAAATGAATCATGTGGAAAATTTCACTCAAATGGGAAACAatggaaattattcaaaaatttcaaaatcgatGCTTGCTGAGATCTTCTGTTGAatcattagagtcattcggggtaactgagcgcagagggtaagtgtgcgcagtgcgtatatttcgactatgcaatgtatgaaagaggggttcatttgggtgaaccAAGGGCGCAGAATCACCAAATTAGTTTtacataggagtgcgccgtgcgcaCTTaaccgcaatacggggcatgtgaacgcactccgactttcaccattaaatttctttcttgcggaaagaaaacgtttttgtttgtttgcttttatatgtttttttatagattagaaaattttctatcttatgaatatgttttaattttcctaacttcaacatttgaaacagggtatggcttgaaaggcaaaagtgcgtacagttgccccgaatgactcagTAATTccgaaacaaataaaaaatacaaaattcattttcaaatatgaaCATCAATAAGAAGAAGTATGTACCTACACATAATATTCACTTTCGGggaatgaatgaaatttcaaaaatggtTGATCTATATTCTTGAGAATAACGTGATATTCAACAAGAATTTAGGTGGGAGCATGTCAATTAACGTCCACATACCTTCAGAATTCTTAGAAgccatttcgatttttttcagtctGAGATATTCTTGGGCGATTTGAGACTTTCTGACGCAATATTCGTTGTTGTCCATTTCTGAAGAACTATTTGACGACACTAgtgattttgaatgaagatcATTGATACCATGATGGTGAAGAAGTGAACAGATTTTCTTCaccaaaaattcattttgaacgCTTGACATCGGGTGTCACCCTGGCAGCAGATAGCTGCGCGAAATGTCGaaggaaatatgaaaatattttgtgcATAACAATACTGAGCCAAGTATCAGAACTCTCGAATTATTCAGGTAAGATAAGCAAAGGATTCAGATTTGTGGGAAATTGATGAAATCAGAGTGGAAGGATTTCAGGACAGGGAGAGGACTGAGAGGAGTGACTTGTGCGACCATGTGAAGTCGACTgatgataaaaaattatttgaataggTAAAGGAGAGTAGGAATAATATACTAATCGtcagaagaatttgaaaaaaagtattATTGAAATTGAAGTATATATGAACGTCAGTAAGCGGAGGGAAGGAACAAAAGATGTTGGAATCCTATATAGATGAATAAATTCTTCACATCTTCATGAAGGGTTAAGGGTTCAGTAAAACCCTGAGCAACCCTCAAATGTGAATTTCTCAGGCAGTGCTCTAAACTGATTTTACTAATTCCACCTACTCTTTCAACTTATTGTTCCTTGGATTCTTTTCCAAATCTAATGGATTGAAATTGTTTTTGCTTTCTTTGTTAACAAGTCATGGATAtctagaaaatatattttttttcccaaatTACCAAGTATTGAGACAACTCGAATAATCTAAAACTACGAATTTCAAGACAGATAAAGAATCGGTTGTGAAAAGTGTTACCCAAAGTTAATCTCACATTTTCGAAGATATTACAAATCAAAGATTGTTTTACTTACCTGGGATGTAAGACTTGAAGATTTTATGATGGCGAAGGACATCTGTTGAGAATAAAGCGATCCAAAATAGAAATCCTAGAAGCAGAAGAGGTTTCCAATATATGTACATTTTGAACTGATCAACAATTTGGGATTTAGTTCACGAAGGTTACATTCGTTCACGAGAAGACGGACAATGTTAACATATTGGTATTAACCGAATATACTGATGTCACATTGCtactgacaaaaaattcaacCTGGTGATGTCAACGTACTGGATAGATGCTTAGAAATTATAAGCGCATTCACCATAAAGGCTTATTTACACAGGGAGTTTATCGCATCAAATATACGATCACGATGATCCAATATGATTCAAACTTTGATTCATGTGAACAGTACCTAAGTAAGATATTGCACTTGAAAAGAGAGAATAGAAATCTAAACAAAATTAGACAGCAAGAGTTGTCAACTGCATTATCAGTTTTCTTTGCAATTATTACGATGGTACGTGAAGCTATAAATCGCTTCTGGTCTTCCAGAACAAGAACTGATCAAACAAAAACGGCTGTAAAGCATTTGGCAAATATTTGAAGTGGAGCTTTCGAAAATCTAATGGTACCACAAAATCATGGAAAAGTCCGAGataagcactttcaatcatGAACATTATCCAGAAAATTTCTATCATGCCGGTGCTGTATCTCCTTTGGCACTAAAAAGCAATacatatttcaataataatataaattcaCACTTCCAAAGTGGATTTTTGCAAGTTTAAGATATAATAATGACACCAATTCTATCGATATCTGCTTCGAGCATTGAAGTGAAAAGCTATTCCACTCATATAAGCTTTTATCAATGTCCGCCTGTCTCTTTGTCGATTGCCTATCGGAATTAACAGTAATGACAAGAAAAGCCAAAATAGACCTTAAGATCGCAGTGCAGTGAAACCCACCCTTAAATCTACAATCGGAATCAACAGATATTAGATATTCTATGTATTTATGCTGCACCCCAAAAAAATTTATGGAAtgcatcaataaaaaatattctattgaTTGACTGTAAAATACATATAGAATTGAATATAAGTTGTTTACGACAACATTTCACCCCATAGTTGGGgatattcgggatttactcgagcgtgtcagattaatacaagaagagataccttggaccctgtagagtaaatctaccaaaaattagacctgtatatagggagaattgtctaggatagcctgtcagaatagtaaaaaaaaaacgatcattgtatattgtacatactcgagcgtgtcagattaatatatatgtggttaattacatgttaaaaagtatatattctcttaatctgacaatttgagcgtgacgaaaatgtgaggGAGGGCGTCAAaactgcaaaaaaaatcgtcacgtgtacattctcgagcgcgttggcgttttttaaatttgaagctaatgattcaagaataacggaaaaactataatctgacagtttcagcaatcctaaacaataaaaattggccacgaaggtcacaaaaataagatttttttaattatctcctcctctgggcttcaaatcgtttcTTATTCATTATAGAAGCTGTGGagcataacatttcctacaaattttgtctcaagcaattttttctacattcaaacgttttcgagatatatggcaatTAATgaacattagactgggtttctacattgacctttgtctttcgtatgtgtggctaagctcctcgctcaTATCgctctctaactcgaaaacggagaTAGCAGGCAAAATTGCTTCTGACGGAACTTATATagcattttattatctacaactttcataatgaatacaaaaacgattagaggtataggcaaggagatattcgaaaaaaatgcattttcatctttttcaaagtgtcagattaagaaaacccaccctgattagtgtcagattaatgggtcaacacgtctacaacaccctgattaaccatctgtatgaaaatctgacacgctcgagtatgtacaacgaTTTTTTTAAGTGCCCCATCTTTCTAGGAATTtttatctcccagaaaaatcatggtaGAAAGCTAGATATCTGAGGTAAGAGGTCATCCTGGTTTAGTATGACCAATGAAACCACTGTAGTTGGTGTATAAAGTTCTCGTAATATATTTGCTGTAGATATAAACATAAATTAAACTCCTTACAATTAATTTGTACATAAATACTATACACTAAACATTCATTACATAGGCGGAATTTCAGCACCAGCTACCAGTCATTTCAATCCCATTTTCAACAATCCTCTGGTTCTGCCCTAAATTCCACTTCAGCGAATTGCTATTATGTACTCCATATTCGGCATTGATTTCGCTGAGTCTCATATGGGAAGACATGTCTCCTTTGTATGTACGTTTAACAGATTTTCTGGATTCCCGACTCGAAGAATCGTTAGGGCCAGTATCCACCGATTGCAGACTTTGCGCCTTGTGCAGAGACAGTCTTAGAGGCTTTTTCGGTGGCATAGGACGTTTTTGTTGTTCTGCATAAGAGCTCATGGATTTCTTGTTGTTGTCTAACGGTTCGGAAGTGTAGTCTACAGATTTATTGCACGACGATAATTTCCCATTGGTTTTAGTGGAGTTGCAGTCGCTGTCGAAGTCTAATGATTTCATGTTTTGCGAATTATGAATTCTCTGTCTGTAATTACAGTCGCTCTCGTTTCCATTCAACTCATCGGCGCTCTTACATTCACTGAATTTCGGTCCAATGTGTATTTCATTACGGAAATCCAAGACGGAAGTGGATTTTCTGGAATTGTAATGtttcaaaatatcaacattGTACTTTTCGGAAGCCATCAAACATTTTTGCCGGTGTTTCTCATACGAGCTAACGTCACTCCTTCTGGTCAGATCTTGGACAATTTTGGTGGCTTTGTGGTAACTCTGATCCATGATGTTGTTGTTAGCGTTCGGGGTGGGCTCTCTCTCTGATTGTTTGTGGCCGTTTTCTAGGTTTTTCTTGTTATATCTTGAGATTTGTTCGATAGCCGAATTTGTTTCAGAGCTGTAATCTTTCTCCCTATAATGGTGGTGATGATGCGAATGCTTTCTGTAGGTGATTTTGTCGTTTGCCTGGTCCAACGTTTGGGTACTTCCGGAACTACTCATCCCATTTCTACTTTTGTGTTTGTGACGATGACTTTTGTGACAGCTGTGATTCTCTGACGTTTGATGTCCTGAAGATGAGTGGTGTGAATTCGAAACGTTGGATAAACTACTCTTCGATCTCACTGGAAGGGAAGTGTGGTTGTCTCGGTTGGTTTCTAA
Above is a window of Coccinella septempunctata chromosome 5, icCocSept1.1, whole genome shotgun sequence DNA encoding:
- the LOC123314297 gene encoding NF-kappa-B essential modulator-like isoform X2; its protein translation is MYIYWKPLLLLGFLFWIALFSTDVLRHHKIFKSYIPEPPHIFSSTKKETVEQKKSSSTVFLEATSSDKLGSDLGLTMILVNIVIFVVSLIFCSIAKFFAAVICKYMKKTEGVQSKEPEKIAPVEPVPIGDTIRGRIVSLAAVSEEKVLKTTSSSNTELRESSDQICQTIFHTSVPLKYDQALRSECSRLREELLTVQTNSIKEHALLSRKLDAVTKEKRDLNKRLNVSLKENNVAKTQIEELMEEKKALQKRLDNVTKESRLNTKTKKIALAKLEEISASVEDLKGQLEQVTRDKEILQGKLRVLKNEYEKMQERLRLMQLKETHRMNEDRETVRQLERAERAEKDGNSNESTNEKLNEEQSTAESSQSSLNRIISKESVFLPYVISQTELDMKNIQMKILQLEKSMKGFGSRTNILEEISRFDEDAEQNLAESINRSSEEAEKLDDRLGSVLAKMKATREDLTCKKTYDEIKVQMLRSALKEKIKILENIKERGDESSRTGCLSEATTVGDEEFEMSSEEASSSPRFLSNSQAFQRFLKNIGAEATMVNIGDSKLNTDSK
- the LOC123314297 gene encoding NF-kappa-B essential modulator-like isoform X1; translation: MSSVQNEFLVKKICSLLHHHGINDLHSKSLVSSNSSSEMDNNEYCVRKSQIAQEYLRLKKIEMASKNSEEPPHIFSSTKKETVEQKKSSSTVFLEATSSDKLGSDLGLTMILVNIVIFVVSLIFCSIAKFFAAVICKYMKKTEGVQSKEPEKIAPVEPVPIGDTIRGRIVSLAAVSEEKVLKTTSSSNTELRESSDQICQTIFHTSVPLKYDQALRSECSRLREELLTVQTNSIKEHALLSRKLDAVTKEKRDLNKRLNVSLKENNVAKTQIEELMEEKKALQKRLDNVTKESRLNTKTKKIALAKLEEISASVEDLKGQLEQVTRDKEILQGKLRVLKNEYEKMQERLRLMQLKETHRMNEDRETVRQLERAERAEKDGNSNESTNEKLNEEQSTAESSQSSLNRIISKESVFLPYVISQTELDMKNIQMKILQLEKSMKGFGSRTNILEEISRFDEDAEQNLAESINRSSEEAEKLDDRLGSVLAKMKATREDLTCKKTYDEIKVQMLRSALKEKIKILENIKERGDESSRTGCLSEATTVGDEEFEMSSEEASSSPRFLSNSQAFQRFLKNIGAEATMVNIGDSKLNTDSK